One genomic segment of Alosa sapidissima isolate fAloSap1 chromosome 13, fAloSap1.pri, whole genome shotgun sequence includes these proteins:
- the nrarpa gene encoding notch-regulated ankyrin repeat-containing protein A, producing the protein MSQADVSTCSAPQRVFQEAVKKGNTKELHSLLQNMTNCEFNVNSFGPEGQTALHQSVIDGNLELVKLLVKFGADIRLANREGWSALHIAAFGGHQDIVLYLITKAKYSSGAR; encoded by the coding sequence ATGAGCCAGGCGGATGTATCGACCTGTTCCGCACCACAGAGAGTTTTCCAGGAGGCGGTGAAGAAGGGCAACACGAAGGAGCTTCACTCGCTGCTGCAGAACATGACTAACTGCGAGTTTAACGTCAACTCCTTCGGACCGGAGGGGCAGACCGCACTGCATCAGTCAGTCATTGACGGAAACTTGGAACTCGTAAAGTTGCTGGTGAAATTCGGAGCCGACATCCGATTGGCAAACAGGGAAGGCTGGAGCGCGTTACACATCGCTGCGTTTGGAGGACACCAGGACATCGTCCTCTACCTCATCACCAAGGCCAAGTACTCCTCTGGCGCACGGTGA